A DNA window from Hydrogenophaga taeniospiralis contains the following coding sequences:
- a CDS encoding ABC transporter ATP-binding protein: MKATPLIQASGLHTHYGASHILRGVDFTVGQGQTIGLMGRNGMGKTTLLKSLMGIVKPSGGGVLIKGRPMTGASTYEIAREGIAYVPEGRGIFGNLSVKENLVMSARAGCKGQRDWTYDRVLETFPRLAERLNHGGQQLSGGEQQMLTIGRALMTNPDVLILDEATEGLAPLIAREIWRICGLIRESGISSVIVDKNWKHVTQITDRNVILVKGEVAFEGSSDELLSKPELLEQYLGV, translated from the coding sequence ATGAAAGCCACGCCGCTGATCCAGGCCTCCGGCCTGCACACCCACTACGGCGCCAGCCACATCCTGCGCGGTGTGGACTTCACGGTCGGCCAGGGCCAGACCATCGGTCTGATGGGCCGCAACGGCATGGGCAAGACGACCCTGCTCAAGTCGCTCATGGGCATCGTCAAGCCCAGCGGCGGCGGCGTGCTCATCAAGGGCCGGCCCATGACGGGCGCCTCCACCTACGAGATCGCGCGCGAAGGCATCGCCTACGTGCCCGAAGGCCGGGGCATCTTCGGCAACCTGAGCGTGAAGGAAAACCTGGTCATGTCGGCCCGCGCGGGCTGCAAGGGCCAGCGCGACTGGACCTACGACCGCGTGCTGGAAACCTTCCCCCGTCTCGCCGAGCGCCTGAACCACGGCGGCCAGCAACTCAGTGGCGGCGAGCAGCAGATGCTGACCATCGGCCGCGCGCTCATGACCAACCCCGACGTGCTGATCCTCGACGAAGCCACCGAAGGTCTGGCGCCGCTGATCGCGCGCGAGATCTGGCGCATCTGCGGCCTGATCCGCGAGAGCGGCATCAGCAGCGTGATCGTGGACAAGAACTGGAAACACGTGACCCAGATCACCGACCGCAACGTCATCCTCGTCAAGGGTGAGGTGGCGTTCGAAGGCAGTTCCGACGAACTGCTGTCGAAGCCGGAATTGCTGGAGCAGTACCTCGGGGTTTGA
- a CDS encoding phosphotransferase family protein, which translates to MSDTQSFTGTRAVSGQHAFDVAALQHWLTAHLNGFAGPLTVEMFKGGQSNPTYKLITPQRAYVMRAKPGPVAKLLPSAHAIEREFRVMSALHGTGVPVAQMHVLCEDESVIGRAFYVMECVDGRVMWEQSLPDMGREQRGAIYNEMNRVLAALHTVDPMAIGLEGYGKPGNYFERQIGRWSKQYVASITQPIPEMDKLMEWLPQNVPAMARDESLVSVVHGDYRLDNLMFHPTEPRVLAVLDWELSTLGHPLADFSYHCMSWHIPPGAFRGIGGLDVRALGIPTEDDYIALYCERTGFATPEQLKADWNFYLAYNLFRLAAILQGIAKRVEMGTASSAQAVSSAAGARPLAEMAWRFAQRT; encoded by the coding sequence ATGAGTGATACCCAGAGCTTCACCGGCACACGCGCCGTGTCCGGACAACACGCTTTTGATGTCGCGGCGCTGCAGCACTGGCTCACGGCCCATCTGAACGGCTTTGCCGGGCCGCTGACGGTGGAGATGTTCAAGGGCGGGCAGTCCAATCCGACCTACAAGCTCATCACGCCGCAACGCGCCTACGTGATGCGCGCCAAGCCCGGCCCGGTGGCCAAGCTGCTGCCCTCGGCCCACGCGATCGAGCGCGAGTTCCGCGTCATGAGTGCGCTGCATGGCACGGGTGTGCCGGTGGCGCAGATGCACGTGCTGTGCGAAGACGAATCGGTGATCGGCCGCGCCTTCTATGTCATGGAGTGCGTGGACGGCCGCGTGATGTGGGAGCAATCCCTGCCCGACATGGGCCGCGAGCAGCGCGGTGCCATCTACAACGAGATGAACCGGGTCCTGGCCGCGCTGCACACGGTGGACCCGATGGCCATCGGTCTGGAAGGCTACGGCAAACCCGGCAACTACTTCGAGCGCCAGATCGGCCGCTGGAGCAAACAGTACGTGGCCTCGATCACCCAGCCGATCCCCGAGATGGACAAGCTCATGGAGTGGCTGCCGCAGAACGTGCCGGCCATGGCGCGCGACGAGTCCCTGGTGTCGGTGGTGCACGGCGACTACCGGCTCGACAACCTGATGTTCCACCCGACCGAGCCGCGCGTGCTCGCGGTGCTGGACTGGGAGCTCTCCACCCTGGGCCATCCGCTGGCCGACTTCAGCTACCACTGCATGTCGTGGCACATCCCGCCCGGGGCGTTCCGGGGCATCGGCGGCCTGGACGTGCGGGCCCTGGGCATTCCCACCGAAGACGACTACATCGCGCTCTACTGCGAGCGCACGGGCTTTGCCACGCCGGAGCAGCTCAAGGCCGACTGGAACTTCTACCTCGCCTACAACCTGTTCCGCCTGGCCGCCATCCTGCAAGGCATCGCCAAGCGGGTCGAGATGGGCACCGCCTCCAGCGCGCAGGCCGTCTCATCTGCTGCGGGCGCGCGGCCCCTGGCCGAAATGGCCTGGCGATTTGCGCAACGCACCTGA
- a CDS encoding branched-chain amino acid ABC transporter permease — translation MSSPKAQLEKLPRSVQVLLALGAIALAAFPLVPSDSADFYLQMLSQMMILAIFAMSLDLLQGVSGLVSLGHAAYFGLAGYALAFLTPADTPISLWWALPVSALGAGLAALVIGFFVVRTHGIYFIMVTMAFAQMVFFLFFDNKELGGSDGLYVNFRPDATLFGWAGIDLENKTTFYYFTLAMLVAVYAFLRRLLFSPFGRVLAGIRVNEHRMRAVGYGTFGYKLAAFTLAGTLAGVAGFLWAAQTGFVNPDLMGFHMSAHAIMMVILGGMGNFAGAIVGAFAFEYVMHFFKDLTKHWQLLMGGFIVLVVVFAPRGLLGLSEKFQRRRGVNSDE, via the coding sequence ATGAGTTCGCCCAAAGCCCAACTCGAAAAACTGCCGCGCAGCGTGCAGGTGCTGCTGGCGCTGGGTGCGATCGCGCTCGCGGCGTTTCCGCTGGTGCCCTCCGACAGCGCCGACTTCTACCTGCAGATGCTCTCGCAGATGATGATCCTGGCGATCTTCGCCATGAGCCTGGACCTGCTGCAGGGCGTGAGCGGCCTGGTGTCGCTCGGCCACGCCGCCTACTTCGGCCTGGCCGGCTACGCGCTGGCGTTCCTGACCCCGGCCGACACACCCATCAGCCTGTGGTGGGCGCTGCCGGTGTCGGCTCTCGGTGCCGGGCTGGCGGCGCTGGTGATCGGCTTCTTCGTGGTGCGCACGCACGGCATCTACTTCATCATGGTCACCATGGCCTTCGCGCAGATGGTGTTCTTCCTGTTCTTCGACAACAAGGAGCTCGGGGGATCGGATGGCCTGTACGTCAACTTCCGGCCCGACGCGACCCTGTTCGGCTGGGCCGGCATCGACCTGGAAAACAAGACCACCTTCTATTACTTCACGCTGGCGATGCTGGTGGCCGTCTACGCCTTCCTGCGCCGCCTGCTGTTCTCGCCGTTTGGCCGCGTGCTCGCGGGCATCCGCGTCAACGAGCACCGCATGCGCGCCGTGGGCTACGGCACCTTCGGCTACAAGCTCGCCGCCTTCACGCTGGCCGGCACCCTGGCCGGCGTGGCCGGGTTCCTGTGGGCCGCGCAGACCGGTTTCGTGAACCCCGATCTCATGGGTTTTCACATGAGCGCGCACGCCATCATGATGGTGATCCTGGGCGGCATGGGCAATTTCGCCGGGGCCATCGTGGGCGCCTTCGCGTTCGAATACGTGATGCACTTTTTCAAAGACCTCACCAAACACTGGCAACTGCTCATGGGCGGCTTCATCGTGCTGGTGGTGGTGTTCGCGCCGCGTGGCCTGCTCGGCCTGAGCGAAAAGTTCCAGCGCCGCCGCGGGGTGAACAGCGATGAGTGA
- a CDS encoding glutathione binding-like protein: MIDVYSWPTPNGHKVHIMLEECGLRLGRDWRVHPVNIGQGDQFKPEFLKISPNNKIPALVDTNGPDGKPISLFESGAILLYLAAKTGKFLPKSDRAKFKVLEWLMFQMGGVGPMLGQAHHFRIYAPEKIDYAINRYTNEARRLYGVMDKQLAEHKFIAGNQYSVADIAIFPWLRSWRNQGIDWADHPRLKDWFDRIAARPAVVRGVAVLADARQPLTDDKARDVLFGQTQYQKH; encoded by the coding sequence ATGATCGACGTCTACTCCTGGCCCACGCCCAACGGGCACAAGGTCCACATCATGCTGGAAGAATGCGGCTTGCGCCTGGGGCGAGACTGGCGTGTCCATCCCGTCAACATCGGCCAGGGCGACCAGTTCAAGCCCGAGTTTCTCAAAATCAGTCCCAACAACAAGATCCCCGCGCTGGTCGACACGAATGGGCCCGATGGCAAGCCCATCAGCCTGTTTGAATCGGGCGCCATCCTGCTCTACCTGGCCGCCAAAACCGGCAAGTTCCTGCCCAAGTCGGACCGGGCCAAATTCAAGGTGCTGGAGTGGCTGATGTTCCAGATGGGCGGCGTCGGCCCCATGCTCGGCCAGGCGCACCACTTCCGCATCTACGCCCCGGAAAAGATCGACTACGCCATCAACCGCTACACCAACGAGGCCCGGCGCCTGTACGGCGTGATGGACAAGCAACTGGCCGAACACAAGTTCATCGCGGGCAACCAGTATTCCGTGGCCGACATCGCCATCTTCCCGTGGCTGCGGAGCTGGCGGAACCAGGGCATTGACTGGGCCGACCACCCCCGGCTGAAAGACTGGTTCGACCGCATCGCGGCCCGGCCGGCCGTGGTGCGTGGAGTGGCCGTCCTGGCCGATGCGCGCCAGCCACTCACCGACGACAAGGCGCGCGACGTGCTGTTCGGACAGACGCAGTACCAGAAACACTGA
- a CDS encoding acyl-CoA dehydrogenase family protein: protein MNFDYTDKVKDMRERLLAFMDEHIYPNEGRFFAEIAANRANGNAWIPTTIIEELKPKARAAGLWNLFLPRSPRAPEGLSNLEYAPLCEIMGRVPFAAEVFNCSAPDTGNMETLERYASEDIKDEWLEPLLKGEFRSAFLMTEPEVASSDATNIQCRIERDGDDYVINGRKWWSSGAGDPRCAVYIVMGKTNPDAPRHSQQSMIVVPSNTPGIEVVRPLSVFGYDDAPHGHMEVVLKNVRVPARNLLLGEGRGFEIAQGRLGPGRIHHCMRSIGAAERALELMCKRLNSRVAFGKPISTQSVWHERIADARCRIEMARLLTLKAAYMMDTVGNKVAKAEIAMIKVVAPNMACDVIDMAIQAHGGGGVSDDFPLAYSYASQRTLRLADGPDEVHRQSIAKLELAKHILIKAGVDMPVTRGC from the coding sequence ATGAACTTCGATTACACCGACAAGGTCAAGGACATGCGCGAACGCCTGCTGGCGTTCATGGACGAACACATCTACCCGAACGAGGGGCGCTTCTTTGCCGAGATCGCCGCCAATCGGGCGAACGGCAACGCATGGATTCCCACCACGATCATTGAAGAGCTCAAACCCAAGGCGCGCGCCGCGGGTCTGTGGAACCTGTTCCTGCCGCGCAGCCCGCGCGCGCCCGAGGGCCTGTCCAACCTGGAATACGCGCCGCTGTGCGAGATCATGGGCCGCGTGCCGTTTGCCGCCGAGGTGTTCAACTGCTCCGCACCCGACACCGGCAACATGGAAACGCTGGAGCGTTACGCCAGCGAAGACATCAAGGACGAGTGGCTGGAGCCGCTGCTCAAGGGCGAGTTCCGCTCGGCCTTTCTCATGACCGAGCCCGAGGTGGCTTCGTCGGACGCAACCAACATCCAGTGCCGCATCGAGCGCGATGGCGACGACTACGTGATCAACGGCCGCAAGTGGTGGTCATCGGGCGCGGGCGACCCGCGTTGCGCCGTCTACATCGTGATGGGCAAGACCAACCCCGACGCACCGCGCCATTCGCAGCAGTCCATGATCGTGGTGCCCTCCAACACCCCCGGCATCGAGGTGGTGCGACCGCTGTCGGTGTTCGGCTACGACGACGCTCCGCACGGCCACATGGAAGTGGTGCTGAAAAACGTGCGCGTGCCGGCGCGCAACCTGTTGCTGGGCGAGGGGCGCGGCTTCGAGATCGCCCAGGGCCGCCTGGGCCCGGGCCGCATCCACCACTGCATGCGCTCCATCGGCGCGGCCGAACGCGCGCTTGAACTCATGTGCAAGCGGCTCAACAGCCGCGTCGCCTTTGGCAAACCGATCTCGACCCAGTCGGTCTGGCACGAACGCATCGCCGACGCGCGCTGCCGCATCGAGATGGCGCGCCTGCTCACGCTCAAGGCGGCCTATATGATGGACACCGTGGGCAACAAGGTGGCCAAGGCCGAGATCGCGATGATCAAGGTGGTGGCACCCAACATGGCCTGCGACGTCATCGACATGGCCATCCAGGCGCATGGCGGCGGCGGCGTGAGCGACGATTTCCCGCTCGCCTACAGCTACGCCAGCCAGCGCACCCTGCGCCTGGCCGACGGCCCGGACGAGGTGCACCGCCAGTCGATCGCCAAGCTGGAGCTGGCCAAACACATCCTGATCAAGGCCGGGGTGGACATGCCGGTCACGCGCGGCTGCTGA
- a CDS encoding ABC transporter substrate-binding protein, which yields MTTRRLVLTRSAAVIGAASSGLLLPQIVRAQSDKVRVGFMLPYTGTFAQLGVAIENGFRMALNEQGGKLGGREVEFFKVDDESNPAKGIENANRLVQRDKVDVLVGTVHSGVQMGIHKVARDSGVLNLIPNAGVHVATRAQCAPNVFRTSFSNSQPTLALGKAMVERGHKKAVWITWNYAAGEEAYEGFEQSYTAAGGTIVKKLGLPFPNVEFQALLTEIASLKPDAVACFFAGGGAAKFLRDYAAAGLNKNIQLYGSGFLTEGVLEAAGPAADGVLTTMHYSDSLDTPRNKKFRLDYAKTFKAQPDVYAVQGYDTGLLLVKGANAVKGDLSSKKALYAAMEGATIDSPRGQWTMSKAHNPIQDMYLRKVENKENKVIGIAQKAVADPATGCRMG from the coding sequence ATGACCACCCGCCGTCTTGTCCTTACCCGCAGTGCCGCCGTGATCGGCGCCGCTTCCAGCGGCTTGCTGCTGCCGCAGATCGTCCGGGCCCAGTCCGACAAGGTCCGTGTGGGCTTCATGCTGCCCTACACCGGCACGTTTGCGCAGCTCGGCGTGGCGATCGAAAACGGTTTCCGCATGGCGCTCAACGAACAGGGCGGCAAGCTCGGCGGGCGCGAGGTGGAGTTTTTCAAGGTGGACGATGAGTCCAACCCCGCCAAGGGCATCGAAAACGCCAACCGCCTGGTGCAGCGCGACAAGGTCGACGTGCTGGTGGGCACGGTGCACTCGGGCGTGCAGATGGGCATCCACAAGGTGGCGCGCGACAGTGGCGTGCTCAACCTGATCCCCAACGCCGGTGTGCACGTGGCCACCCGCGCCCAGTGCGCGCCCAACGTGTTTCGCACCTCGTTCAGCAACTCGCAACCCACGCTGGCGCTGGGCAAGGCCATGGTGGAACGCGGCCACAAGAAGGCGGTGTGGATCACCTGGAACTACGCGGCCGGCGAAGAGGCCTATGAAGGCTTCGAGCAGAGCTACACCGCCGCGGGCGGCACCATCGTCAAGAAGCTCGGCCTGCCCTTCCCGAACGTGGAGTTCCAGGCGCTGCTGACCGAAATCGCTTCGCTCAAACCCGACGCCGTGGCCTGCTTCTTCGCGGGTGGCGGCGCCGCCAAGTTCCTGCGCGACTACGCCGCCGCTGGCCTGAACAAGAACATCCAGCTCTACGGCTCGGGCTTCCTGACCGAGGGTGTGCTCGAAGCCGCCGGCCCGGCCGCCGACGGCGTGTTGACCACCATGCACTACAGCGACTCGCTGGACACGCCGCGCAACAAGAAATTCCGCCTCGACTACGCCAAAACCTTCAAGGCCCAGCCCGACGTGTACGCCGTGCAGGGTTACGACACCGGTCTGCTGCTGGTCAAGGGCGCCAACGCGGTCAAGGGCGACCTGTCGAGCAAGAAGGCGCTGTACGCGGCCATGGAAGGCGCGACCATCGACAGCCCGCGTGGCCAGTGGACCATGAGCAAGGCCCACAACCCGATCCAGGACATGTACCTGCGCAAGGTGGAAAACAAGGAAAACAAGGTCATCGGCATTGCGCAGAAGGCCGTGGCCGACCCGGCCACCGGCTGTCGCATGGGCTGA
- a CDS encoding Crp/Fnr family transcriptional regulator, giving the protein MDEPILTMEEREAINSGRWFSSLSPSLRHDILRCAYVKRFKDGDLIVARGDPPTEWTAVAKGAVRVSSTSLSGKQITLTYVEPGVWFGDVAMFDGDQRTHDAYAHGATTLLCVARNDFQKILSMHVELYEALMRLQARRIRTLFGLVEDLNTLPLRARLAKQLLHLVRSYGVPCLSDGNEMRIGLQLAQEELAQLLGASRQRVNQELKSMEREGAIRIEQGGLVVRNRDMLMRIAEAES; this is encoded by the coding sequence ATGGACGAACCGATTCTGACAATGGAAGAACGCGAGGCGATCAACAGTGGTCGCTGGTTCAGCAGCCTTTCACCTTCCCTGCGTCACGACATACTCCGATGCGCCTACGTCAAGCGATTCAAGGATGGCGACCTCATCGTCGCCCGCGGCGACCCGCCCACCGAATGGACGGCGGTCGCCAAGGGTGCGGTGCGCGTGAGTTCGACCTCGCTCTCGGGCAAGCAGATCACGCTGACCTACGTGGAGCCGGGCGTGTGGTTCGGCGACGTGGCGATGTTCGACGGCGACCAGCGCACACACGATGCCTACGCGCATGGCGCGACCACCCTGCTCTGCGTGGCCCGCAACGACTTCCAGAAAATTCTCAGCATGCACGTGGAGCTGTACGAGGCCCTGATGCGGCTGCAGGCGCGGCGCATCCGCACGCTGTTCGGTCTGGTGGAGGACCTCAACACCCTGCCCCTGCGTGCGCGGCTGGCCAAGCAGTTGCTGCATCTGGTGCGCAGCTACGGTGTGCCCTGCCTGTCGGACGGCAACGAGATGCGCATCGGCTTGCAGCTGGCGCAGGAAGAGCTGGCGCAATTGCTGGGCGCTTCGCGCCAACGTGTCAACCAGGAACTCAAGTCGATGGAGCGCGAGGGCGCCATCCGGATCGAACAGGGTGGCCTGGTGGTGCGCAACCGCGACATGCTGATGCGCATCGCCGAAGCCGAGTCCTGA
- a CDS encoding ABC transporter ATP-binding protein produces MSDLLLSARSLTKRFGGLAAVNDVSVDLFRDHIHAVIGPNGAGKSTLTNLLSGDLPPTSGSITLNGTETAGHSPESISRLGLGRSYQKTNIFLPFTVWDNVRLAAQSRERHWPWNPLRWIGSAQAMAGVNQRCERAIELAGLTHRSQTVAGTTSHGEQRQLEIAMTLATEPTVLLLDEPLAGMGQAEAESMIALLQKLKKNHAMMLVEHDMDAVFSLADQLTVMVNGQVIASGTPAQVRSDPLVQAAYLGEDHA; encoded by the coding sequence ATGAGTGATCTCCTGCTGAGCGCCCGCAGCCTGACCAAACGTTTCGGCGGCCTGGCCGCCGTGAACGACGTGTCGGTGGATCTGTTCCGCGACCACATCCATGCCGTGATCGGCCCCAACGGGGCGGGCAAGTCCACCCTGACCAACCTGCTCTCGGGCGACCTGCCACCCACCTCGGGGAGCATCACGCTCAACGGCACGGAAACCGCCGGCCATTCGCCCGAATCGATCTCCCGCCTGGGTCTGGGCCGCAGCTACCAGAAGACCAACATCTTCCTGCCCTTCACGGTGTGGGACAACGTGCGGCTGGCCGCGCAATCGCGCGAGCGCCACTGGCCCTGGAACCCGCTGCGCTGGATCGGCTCGGCCCAGGCCATGGCCGGGGTCAACCAGCGCTGCGAGCGCGCCATCGAGCTCGCTGGCCTGACGCACCGCAGCCAGACCGTGGCCGGCACCACCAGCCACGGTGAACAGCGCCAGCTCGAAATCGCCATGACCCTGGCGACCGAGCCCACCGTGCTGCTGCTCGACGAACCCCTGGCCGGCATGGGGCAGGCCGAGGCCGAAAGCATGATCGCCCTGCTGCAGAAGCTGAAGAAGAACCACGCCATGATGCTGGTGGAGCACGATATGGACGCCGTGTTCTCGCTGGCCGATCAGCTCACCGTGATGGTCAATGGCCAGGTGATTGCCAGCGGCACGCCGGCCCAGGTGCGCAGCGACCCTCTGGTGCAAGCGGCGTATCTCGGAGAGGACCACGCATGA
- a CDS encoding IclR family transcriptional regulator C-terminal domain-containing protein, giving the protein MNNEAKLIAKADFIEGMAKGMAVLESFDTERQRLNATQAAERAGLTRAAARRHLLTLAYLGYLDTDGTHYWLSAKVLRFSGSYLSSARLPRLLQPTLNRLAAQTRESFSAVVLDGDEVVIVARSVSIGGQRLMAYGLHLGARLPVHATSTGRVLLAALPRVEFNAWLKGRELARLTPKTTIDHKAFRAAVARVKADDHAVASEEHELGVHALAVPLRNMQGKTVAALNVVASPDRLAPEVMRQDLLPLLLDAARELRPLL; this is encoded by the coding sequence ATGAACAATGAAGCGAAACTGATTGCCAAGGCCGACTTCATCGAAGGCATGGCCAAGGGCATGGCCGTGCTGGAGAGTTTCGACACCGAACGCCAGCGGCTCAATGCCACGCAGGCCGCCGAGCGCGCCGGCCTGACCCGCGCGGCCGCCCGGCGCCATCTGCTCACGCTGGCCTACCTGGGCTATCTGGACACCGACGGCACGCACTACTGGCTCTCGGCCAAGGTGCTGCGTTTCTCGGGCAGCTATTTGTCTTCGGCCCGCCTGCCGCGCCTGCTGCAGCCCACGCTGAACCGGCTGGCGGCGCAGACGCGCGAGTCGTTTTCCGCCGTGGTGCTCGACGGCGACGAGGTGGTGATCGTGGCGCGCAGCGTGTCCATTGGCGGTCAGCGCCTCATGGCTTATGGCCTGCACCTGGGTGCGCGCCTGCCGGTGCATGCGACGTCCACCGGCCGCGTGCTGCTGGCGGCCTTGCCGCGCGTCGAATTCAACGCCTGGCTCAAGGGCCGCGAACTGGCGCGGCTGACGCCGAAGACCACCATCGACCACAAGGCGTTTCGCGCGGCCGTGGCACGGGTGAAGGCCGACGACCACGCCGTGGCCAGCGAGGAACACGAGCTCGGCGTGCACGCGCTGGCCGTGCCGCTGCGCAACATGCAGGGAAAAACGGTGGCGGCGCTCAACGTGGTGGCCTCGCCCGACCGGCTGGCGCCCGAGGTGATGCGCCAGGACCTGTTGCCGCTGCTGCTGGACGCGGCAAGAGAGCTCAGACCGTTGTTATGA
- the pobA gene encoding 4-hydroxybenzoate 3-monooxygenase: protein MRTQVAIIGAGPSGLLLGQLLHKAGIDAIILERQTPDYVLGRIRAGVLEQVAADLMDEAGVGQRMHAEGLVHSGFDMLFNGVRHRIDLEKLTGGKKVMVYGQTEVTRDLMDARAAAGLPTVYEAANVQVHDFDTTQPRVTYEKDGQTHTIDCDFIAGCDGFHGVCRASAPRSAIKEFEKVYPFGWLGLLSDTPPVHHELIYVNHPRGFALCSQRSHTRSRYYLQVPLTDKIEQWSDDAFWAELKLRLDPEAADQLVTGPSLEKSIAPLRSFVTEPLRFGRMFLAGDAGHIVPPTGAKGLNLAATDVKYLSNALIEFYQDKTEAGIDSYSERCLKRIWRAERFSWWFTSIMHNFDGEGAINGKLQQAELDYLMHSEAGLKTIAENYVGLPLNFGE, encoded by the coding sequence ATGCGTACCCAGGTTGCCATCATCGGTGCAGGCCCCTCCGGCCTGCTGCTCGGCCAGTTGCTGCACAAGGCCGGCATCGACGCCATCATTCTGGAGCGCCAGACGCCCGACTACGTGCTCGGCCGCATCCGCGCCGGCGTGCTGGAACAGGTAGCCGCCGACCTGATGGACGAAGCGGGCGTGGGCCAGCGCATGCATGCCGAAGGCCTGGTGCACAGCGGGTTCGACATGCTGTTCAACGGCGTGCGCCACCGCATCGACCTGGAAAAACTCACCGGCGGCAAGAAGGTGATGGTCTATGGCCAGACCGAAGTCACCCGCGACCTGATGGACGCACGCGCGGCCGCCGGCCTGCCCACGGTCTATGAAGCGGCCAACGTGCAGGTGCACGATTTCGACACCACCCAGCCGCGCGTCACCTACGAGAAAGACGGCCAGACCCACACCATTGACTGCGACTTCATCGCCGGCTGCGACGGCTTCCACGGCGTGTGCCGCGCCAGCGCGCCGCGCTCGGCCATCAAGGAGTTCGAGAAGGTCTACCCCTTCGGCTGGCTCGGCCTGCTCTCGGACACGCCGCCGGTGCACCACGAACTGATCTACGTGAACCACCCGCGGGGTTTTGCGCTGTGCTCGCAGCGCAGCCACACGCGCAGCCGCTACTACCTGCAGGTGCCGCTGACCGACAAGATCGAGCAGTGGAGCGACGACGCCTTCTGGGCCGAACTCAAGCTGCGCCTGGACCCCGAAGCCGCCGACCAGCTGGTCACCGGCCCGAGCCTGGAAAAGAGCATCGCGCCGCTGCGCAGCTTCGTCACCGAGCCGCTGCGCTTTGGCCGCATGTTCCTGGCGGGCGACGCGGGCCACATCGTGCCGCCCACCGGCGCCAAGGGCCTGAACCTGGCCGCCACCGACGTGAAGTACCTCTCGAACGCCCTCATCGAGTTCTACCAGGACAAGACCGAGGCCGGCATCGACAGCTACTCCGAGCGTTGCCTCAAACGCATCTGGCGCGCCGAGCGCTTCTCGTGGTGGTTCACGTCGATCATGCACAACTTCGATGGCGAAGGCGCCATC
- a CDS encoding branched-chain amino acid ABC transporter permease, with amino-acid sequence MDFANFLIQLLNSLQYGLLLFMLAAGLTLIFGIMGVVNLAHGSFYMLGAYLAWFLASQFDSLVLAIVVGTLLAVALGWALEWLLFRHFYHRDHLDQVLLTFGLIYIFEEVRSILWGDDVHSVPVPELVNWSIPLTDNLSYPVYRLVISAVCVALALGLYLLISKTRLGMKIRAGAFNREMTEALGINIRLIHGVVFALGVALAAIAGMIASPISSVYPGMGSSVLIMCFVVVVIGGIGSVRGALVAALMVGLVDTFGKVLLPQIAGMAVYMLMAGVLLYKPEGLFKQ; translated from the coding sequence ATGGACTTCGCCAACTTCCTGATCCAGTTGCTCAACAGCCTGCAATACGGCCTGTTGCTGTTCATGCTGGCCGCAGGCCTCACCCTGATCTTCGGCATCATGGGTGTGGTCAACCTGGCCCATGGCAGCTTCTACATGCTGGGGGCCTACCTCGCCTGGTTTCTGGCTTCGCAGTTCGACAGCCTGGTGCTGGCCATCGTGGTGGGCACGCTGCTCGCCGTGGCGCTGGGCTGGGCGCTGGAATGGCTGCTGTTCCGCCACTTCTACCACCGCGACCACCTCGACCAGGTGCTGCTCACCTTCGGCCTGATCTACATCTTTGAAGAAGTGCGCTCCATCCTCTGGGGCGACGACGTGCACTCGGTCCCGGTGCCCGAACTGGTGAACTGGTCCATCCCGCTCACGGACAACCTGTCTTACCCGGTCTACCGGCTGGTGATCTCGGCGGTGTGCGTGGCGCTGGCGCTGGGCCTGTATTTGCTGATTTCCAAAACCCGCCTCGGCATGAAGATCCGCGCCGGCGCCTTCAACCGCGAAATGACCGAGGCCCTGGGCATCAACATCCGCCTGATCCACGGCGTGGTGTTCGCGCTGGGCGTGGCGCTGGCCGCCATCGCCGGCATGATCGCCTCGCCGATCTCCAGCGTGTACCCCGGCATGGGCAGCTCGGTGCTGATCATGTGTTTCGTGGTGGTGGTCATCGGAGGTATCGGCTCGGTGCGCGGCGCGCTGGTGGCCGCGCTCATGGTCGGCCTGGTGGACACCTTCGGCAAGGTGCTGCTGCCACAGATCGCCGGCATGGCGGTCTACATGCTGATGGCCGGCGTGCTGCTCTACAAACCTGAAGGCCTGTTCAAACAATGA